The Acidobacteriota bacterium genome includes a region encoding these proteins:
- a CDS encoding MBL fold metallo-hydrolase, which produces MRLGVIRLALFVSLLSGFALAQNNKTAEEVLQQAIAAIGGLEKLQSVKTLYTEAVNTRQEIGQSYLPAFNEDFARVPRETFITETWVDFTTGRRYWLRKLDNTQYANLVTPTWGANLVGERRNPLGATVVDLYQDRNRHMTFPGPLFTALERKGQLQRLPDQKFQDRLHYVLGLPDANRTWRLFIEQSSGLLAKIETDQSAPVRGKVALEYRYSNWQAINGVKLPLRTEGLNTQNGASHWTIEDQWVEVNKPEGAWFSAHAEMMKAGVERVARDREALKAPPAPLKYDKLGEGVYYIRGTIGSLAVAMGEYTFIVEAPTGEARSKQIIALTKELFPNKQLVAVGVTHWHYDTVAGLRAYVAEGVRIAASSTAKDFFEKFLTANTHDDALSKSKSKPQFLWIEGERSLSQGGRTIQAVDIPNAHAAGMLGLFIAGEGILFIGDIFPTNEPAYAQAILDTIQKHKLDVKQIVGSRGGPTTLQQLQQAAAVRPIN; this is translated from the coding sequence ATGCGGTTGGGTGTCATCCGGCTTGCGCTTTTCGTCTCGCTGCTGTCCGGCTTCGCGCTGGCGCAAAACAACAAGACCGCCGAAGAAGTTTTGCAGCAAGCCATCGCGGCAATTGGCGGCCTGGAAAAACTGCAAAGTGTCAAGACTCTTTACACCGAAGCCGTCAACACGCGGCAGGAAATCGGGCAGAGCTACTTGCCCGCGTTCAATGAAGATTTTGCGCGTGTGCCGCGCGAGACGTTTATCACCGAGACTTGGGTGGACTTCACGACGGGACGGCGCTATTGGCTGCGCAAACTCGACAATACCCAATACGCCAACCTCGTGACGCCGACCTGGGGCGCGAATCTGGTTGGTGAGCGCCGCAACCCTCTGGGTGCGACAGTGGTTGATCTATACCAGGATCGCAATCGTCACATGACCTTTCCGGGGCCGCTCTTCACGGCGCTGGAACGCAAAGGCCAGTTGCAACGGCTGCCCGATCAGAAGTTCCAAGACCGGTTGCATTACGTCCTTGGGCTGCCTGACGCGAATCGCACCTGGCGTTTATTTATTGAACAAAGTTCCGGCTTGCTGGCCAAAATTGAAACCGATCAAAGCGCGCCTGTCCGTGGCAAAGTGGCGCTGGAATACCGTTACTCGAACTGGCAAGCGATCAACGGCGTCAAACTGCCGTTGCGCACCGAAGGGTTGAATACACAAAACGGCGCCAGCCATTGGACGATTGAAGATCAATGGGTCGAGGTCAACAAACCCGAAGGCGCTTGGTTCAGCGCGCACGCCGAAATGATGAAAGCCGGCGTTGAACGCGTGGCGCGCGACCGCGAAGCCCTGAAAGCGCCGCCCGCGCCGCTCAAATACGACAAACTGGGCGAGGGCGTTTATTACATTCGCGGCACGATTGGTTCGTTGGCGGTGGCAATGGGCGAATACACTTTCATTGTCGAAGCCCCCACGGGTGAGGCTCGTTCCAAACAGATCATCGCGTTGACAAAAGAGCTGTTCCCGAACAAACAGCTTGTCGCCGTGGGCGTCACGCACTGGCATTACGACACAGTGGCGGGGCTGCGTGCTTACGTGGCGGAAGGCGTGCGCATCGCGGCTTCCTCAACGGCAAAGGATTTCTTTGAAAAGTTTCTGACGGCCAACACCCACGATGATGCGCTGAGCAAAAGCAAAAGCAAGCCGCAATTCCTGTGGATCGAAGGCGAGCGCAGTCTTTCGCAAGGCGGCCGCACCATTCAGGCCGTAGACATCCCGAATGCGCACGCGGCGGGTATGCTAGGACTTTTTATTGCGGGCGAAGGCATTTTGTTCATCGGCGATATTTTCCCCACTAATGAACCTGCCTATGCGCAGGCCATACTGGATACCATCCAAAAACACAAACTCGATGTTAAGCAGATCGTGGGTTCGCGTGGCGGGCCAACGACACTGCAACAATTACAACAGGCGGCAGCAGTCCGCCCCATCAACTAA
- a CDS encoding MIP family channel protein, with amino-acid sequence MQQNQLKRELLAEFLGTLVLITFGSAVVAQVVLSGNKNGEYLSINLAWGFAVTMGIFVAGGVSGAHLNPAVTFALAVHRDFEWRKVIPYCLAQVAGAFGGAAITLMVYREAFNAFDGGLRQIAGDKGTAGIFSTYPQPYLSTFGGLVDQIVGTALLLLVIRGIGDARNNAPTGNMAPLFVGLLVVVIGMSFGLNAGYAINPARDLGPRLFTAIAGWGPGVFSAGNHWFWVPIVGPLIGGVLGVAIYDALISKLHPVLAE; translated from the coding sequence ATGCAGCAAAACCAGTTGAAACGTGAACTCCTGGCCGAGTTTCTCGGCACGCTCGTCTTGATTACTTTTGGCTCAGCCGTGGTCGCCCAAGTCGTCTTGAGCGGCAATAAAAACGGCGAATATCTATCCATCAATCTGGCCTGGGGCTTTGCCGTGACGATGGGCATCTTCGTCGCAGGCGGCGTCAGTGGCGCGCATCTCAACCCGGCAGTCACTTTTGCGCTGGCCGTGCACCGTGATTTCGAATGGCGCAAAGTCATCCCTTATTGCCTCGCGCAAGTGGCTGGGGCCTTTGGCGGCGCGGCCATCACGCTGATGGTGTACCGGGAAGCTTTCAATGCCTTTGACGGCGGCCTGCGGCAAATTGCCGGCGACAAAGGCACGGCCGGCATCTTTTCAACTTACCCGCAACCTTATCTTTCGACCTTTGGCGGCCTGGTGGATCAAATCGTCGGGACGGCCCTGTTATTGTTGGTGATTCGCGGCATTGGCGATGCGCGCAATAATGCGCCAACGGGTAACATGGCGCCGCTGTTTGTCGGCTTGTTAGTCGTGGTGATTGGCATGAGTTTTGGCTTGAATGCAGGTTATGCCATTAACCCGGCGCGCGATTTAGGCCCGCGCCTGTTCACCGCTATTGCCGGTTGGGGGCCAGGCGTCTTTTCAGCAGGCAATCATTGGTTCTGGGTGCCAATCGTTGGCCCCTTGATTGGAGGCGTGCTTGGTGTGGCTATTTATGACGCCTTGATTAGCAAGCTGCACCCGGTATTGGCCGAGTAA
- the xth gene encoding exodeoxyribonuclease III, giving the protein MKIATWNVNSIAVRLPQALDWIKANLPDVLCLQEIKCTDDKFPLERFKELGYYAEIFGQPAYNGVAILSRTPASNTQKGFPDDAPDAQRRLLAANIGGVKVVNVYIPNGSEVGSEKFFYKLGWLKQLKTFFETHCAVQEPLVLCGDFNVAPEDRDVHDPILWYGKILCSPEERAALAEIAQWGLVDVFRQHHQERGLYSWWDYRGGGFRRNFGLRIDHLWATAPLAAKSVECVIDLAPRKLERPSDHAPVLAEFNV; this is encoded by the coding sequence ATGAAAATCGCAACTTGGAATGTTAATTCGATCGCTGTTCGCTTACCACAAGCGTTGGACTGGATAAAAGCCAACCTGCCGGATGTACTCTGTCTGCAAGAAATCAAATGTACGGATGATAAATTTCCGCTTGAGCGCTTCAAAGAACTGGGCTATTACGCCGAGATATTCGGGCAGCCTGCCTACAACGGCGTCGCCATCCTGTCGCGCACACCGGCCAGTAATACTCAGAAAGGATTTCCCGATGATGCGCCTGACGCCCAGCGGCGGTTATTGGCGGCCAATATCGGCGGCGTCAAAGTTGTCAACGTTTATATCCCGAACGGCTCAGAAGTCGGCTCGGAGAAATTTTTTTACAAACTAGGCTGGCTCAAACAACTCAAAACTTTTTTTGAAACACATTGCGCCGTGCAGGAACCGCTGGTGCTCTGTGGCGATTTCAACGTCGCCCCTGAAGATCGCGATGTGCATGATCCCATTCTTTGGTACGGCAAGATTCTGTGCAGCCCGGAAGAACGCGCGGCGCTGGCTGAAATCGCGCAATGGGGTCTGGTGGATGTCTTTCGCCAACATCATCAGGAGCGAGGTTTATATTCGTGGTGGGATTACCGTGGTGGCGGCTTTCGGCGCAACTTTGGGTTGCGGATTGATCACCTGTGGGCGACGGCGCCGTTGGCGGCGAAGAGTGTCGAATGCGTCATTGATCTGGCACCGCGCAAGTTAGAGCGCCCTTCGGATCATGCGCCGGTGCTGGCGGAGTTCAACGTGTAA